catatttcatttacactgatttatacaacattttatttctaaaaacattGGTGAAAATGCATATCTTTAAAGGctttgagtttgtttctccactttaACAGcttacaaacaacaaaaacttacagttttattttctctatattctgaaggtttttactgaggggtttgtttatatttcattcaCACTGATGTCTATATCATTTCATTCctaaaaacatggtgaaaatgtatttgttttctaaCTATAATATGTCAACATGAATGTAGAACCAgacttcagattttttttctggacattgctttgaaagtgattccaatgaCATTGTTATTCTGTATTGTTATCGTTATAGTTgtacattgaaaaaaataatcctGCAGGATTtcctttgaaacaattttcactctgAAATTGTTAGGAAATTTCACGAATAGTTACAAAGAAATAGCaagtaacattaaattaaacttaagaGTCataagtagaaagactgaaatagtattttctcaTAAAACATAACtttgaaaagttatttttacagtgaaatgttGACTTTTCTATTTTGACagatttaaagttatttatacttctttttttcttttgattttgggggTGAAATATGAATTGAACttatctgtttgtgtgtgtttgtacctgGTGAGCGTGCAGGTGATTTTGCAGAGTTTATTCCTCCATTGTGATTCTCACTGGGCAGTTGAAGCTCCATGCGGGGTTTGGGGGTGAACTCCTTCCGGGGTTTGTTGGACATATCCTTTAtcctgtaacacacacacacacacacacacacatattttaatcaacaacacataataataattcaagaaTAAAGCCtccattgtaaaatgtaaaaataatacttcAATATTTACTGGCATGTAATTATAaagacaattttattttatttttttagaaacatgTTTCTGGCTTGTTTTAATGTGAATTAATGTCTCTTCCAGTGGATGTACAACATGTGTTGTGTGAAGAACCCAGGTGCATGAAGGAAGTTTGGAGCATCTGACCTGTCTTCTATCTTGCTGGAGAGCTGCTGCAGGATCTCAGCGGCCTGCTGATGATACTCCACCTGAGCCTGAACCAGAGCTGCCAGCTGACTCACCTGTTcgatctacacacacacaaacacaagctaATATACTATATACTGTAACAAAGGgattcacaaatgttttttttttttgtcagcagAACAACAttgataactttttttaatgcttaaaataaaatgaaaattaagaaaaactgaataaaatacaaaaaatttgaaaattattttattacagctaGCTGTcaagacaacatttctcatttttgttcagtttaattTGCTTTACTAAAGTAActaacactgaattaaaaattaattaaaattatataaacaaaccaataaacacacacaattattAAGTGTTTTCAACTATTTTGTAacagtaatttttgttaatgtttggtgtttttattaaaaattaaaaatataaaaataaaaactaatccAAACTATTAATTAGAAACTATGATAGTATACACTGAGGTACTGTATCCCACAATACAATGGGCTCGACTTCCATTTCCAGCATTACGAATGAAATGTAGATCTGCAGTTTGGAATGAAAGTGCAAAaaacaatatgtattttaaagatttcTGAGATTTGCATTGTGATATACAGCATTCTAGATTCTATGGTGGATTACTAGCACAAATGGTAGTTAGTACAAAACCGTACGTCATTCTCCAGCAGGTTAAACATGCTCTGCTCCGCGATCTCTTTTGACTCGTCAAATTTCTCCAGCGCCTGTTTGATCTCATCATCCGTCACTTTCCCTTGACGCTTCTTCTTATAATCGAAGTCTAGACGGCGGCCTTCCATCTTCTTCAGATGGTGCTGTGGGACAAGGACACACATTTACACGTGTCTGTCTGTCAGCATTCAGCTCTCTCACAGAAACACCAGTCTAACTCACCTGAATCTCTTTGAGATCTTTGTCGTGAAGGTTCTGCAGCGGGTCTATGAAGTTCTGTTTGACGTTTATATCTAAAGCATCTTTCACCTCACCGAGCTCACGCATGGATTCACCGGCGTCCAGCAGAGCCAAACCTGagacacacagacaaacaacaaacaactgaaaatattctgaaatttaaactaaaagcaTTTTTCCAACTTTCAACCTGATTTAAGTTTCACTAAACTACAAATCTCCAACTCCGACATAGTTTTCTAAAAGTGCTgatatttggtcaaaaatacagtaaaactgtgaaatattattacaatttaaaaaaaaaaattttctgtgtgaatatgtgttaaaatgtaattgattgctgtgatcaaaactgaatattcagcatcattactccattctttAGTGTCAGAAGATCCTTCagacatcattctaatatgctgatttgtccCATTTTTACTGCAGTtgcaaaaatagtaatatagtaGAAAATTGAAGGCAAAAACTTTGGAGATTAACTGCattgcagcaaaaaaaaaaaaaaaacatgtgtttAAGTGTGTTACCAAAGCTGGACTCTTCTCCGAGCTCACGGCCGAATTTTAGCATGGCGTCTCCCAGCACCGTCTCAGCCTGAGGGTAACCTGGACCCTTTTCCTGACCCCGGATCTTAGACATGGTGTTGATCATACTTAGACGGGCCCTGGatgctgaaacacacacacacacacattcagaagaGCTGCTGattcacatgcacacacaaatatgcacacacatgaacacacactcACCAGGGTTTGGCTGCAGGTATTCTGTGGTTTTGGTCATGATGTCGAGCACCGCTCTGCTTGTAATGTCCACTCtctgcacacaaacacatacgaGTTCATGAATTAAAGTGTGTTTTAAGGTTTAGGTTTGTCTGTGGTGGTAATAATATAcgtaaaaaataatgcattctcatgcaaaataaattaaatattataaataaaaattaataacttgttttccagtacaaatatctaaacattctcaAATCAAGATACATTAAATGGagaagcaaaatcttaatatcttaaatattttttcttctcaagaaaatgcatcttgatttaataatttttagacatttgtcattgaaaacaagacagaaatactAAGTAAGAATCATTTTTGCTGTGTATACGCGcttctgtgtttgtgtattaACGTACCTTTTCCATTTCTTTGAAGTCATCGTCGAGTTTGGTTCCTTCAGCTCCTCCAACCTTCTCACTGACTTTCTACAGgtgacaaaacacacaaatgattacaattacacaaaacacacaaacacaatgttGCTttgaataaactaaaaaaaataataataataataataacacgtTCTTTCTcactatttttgtcttgttttttagtacaaatatttaaaccaccttaaattaagatacatttactGGAGATACAActgattattatatatattatttcttgctttctgatttttttttttttttttgtttacattttatgattacaagaaaaaaaaatctcaaatggGTTAAAAAAACCAAActgaatacaaaagaaaaacacattatatatacacacacacatcaaatttgacattttttataattaataaatttgatgtgaaattaaaatgtttgaatacaACTACTaactaaactattaaaaaataaactttaatctttttagaaaacaagacttaatatctATGATTTTACTTGGCAAGTAAATGagattttttggcatttttaactagaaaacaagtcagaaacACTGAGTAAGAGCACAGTTTGTGCAGTGTGTGGGTTGTGGATTGGATGATTGTAAACTGCAGATGCTCCACTAGTAATTCACACTAGTAATTATGGTCTGTTTACTTGTTTTTCTCAAGAGAACCAGTAAAGATCTTTAGAAGACCATCAGAGAGTGCCACTTCACTACACAGAAGATAAAATCCACTCAAAGACACTAATTATTCATAAGCGGTATTGTTCAGGGTTTGTAGTCATTCTGCTGATATGAAtcatacagtatgtgtgtatatgaaaGGAAGGAAGCTCTTGTTTATTCCAGGGTCTGAATATCATGTGAGGATTGTGAAAGTGCTACACGAGAGAGCCAGTTTCCATAGCAACAATGACCTGATGATACCATTAGACAGAAAATAGAGCTGTACAACCAACCCCCTCCACCTGTCTGTCTGCCTCATCACATCATCTGTGTTTATAATGGGACATTTATGAATCCAGTCAAATACAGGCAATTTACAGTATAATActgaatgtcacagaatttggcTAATTTTGGATGAATGAATCACAAGTTGGACTGTACACTGAAATCAATGACAAAATGGACTGAACAATATCACTGTATGAGGACATAAACACATCTAAGACTCACTTTACCAGCATTTCACCATTTACTTTGAGAAAACCTATGAGCAGAAACACACAGAAACTCAAAgatctataaaaaataaaattttagattAACTTCAAGAAAACGTGTCTGTTGTACACTAAAATACACTTCTGAAAGTTTGTTTTATATGGAAGTCTATTTCCACCaggtaagaaaaaaattaatgccttacaaagtcgaaattatgacatacttaagtcataattatgagataaaaagtcaaaattatgactttaaaagttgaaattatgatttaagtcataattatgacgtaaaagtcaaaattacgagattaaaataagaaattatgacGTACAtaaagttgatatgattcttcagggtcttaatgaaaagtctataatatactttggttaaaaactctcaatggttttgtaaaacaacacattgtcaaaatgagctctgcaaaaatcatctcattctggtcgaggctgctttaaatgcaaatgagctctgctcgccccgcccctcatCTCTCTGGGATGCCCTGTTTACATGGATTTAGCCATTTTAAACTTGCTAACAaacacattattagaaaagacATTGCAAAGATTTTatcccttatactcacttctgctgtagtgTGGATCAAATTTTGTGAACATACATATGACATCGGGAGGCATTCATTAATGTTCAAATGTAACTATGaaacatccagcaacacaaaacCTCAGCAATCAGATATTCTTGACCCCATCCCTTAAATTATAACATGGAGGTCGGACAAGATCTGAAAAAAGGCAAATCAACTTATGATTTACTAAAGGCATctgaaattatttgaaaaagattTTTATCAAAGGGTAGATTTGTCAACACTGCCAACgttaatgttcaaaaaacatgttaaagtgaacttagcatccgatgaccccgtTAAGTTGTATTTACGAGATAAAAAAGGCAAATTATgatttaagtcataattatgatgtaaaaagtcaaaatgatatttaaaatagaaattatgatttactaaattgaaattatgagataaaaattcaaaattatgatttaaaaagtaaaaattatgagattaaaaatcaaaagatgACCTAAAAGTCATAAAtcaaaacaatgactttaaaagtcataattatgagataaatgtcaaaatacaatttacttaagtcataatttcgaaGACTTAATCTCATAATGTCGATtttttaaagtcacaatttcgactttttctctcataattttgactttttatctcaaagtTATGATTTAAGTAtgtcatattttcatatttttaagacATGAATTACCTGGTGTAAATGGGCTAACATAGTATTAaatcatgaataaaaaaaaaatgaaaaattaaaaaaaaaatctataaataaataaatattgggcACTATTATTGCAACagtttaataaatgattacatttttaaaaatgtatgaattcaATTGATTAGACATGAaaaattttcagaaaaattaaaactaaaaactaattttggtaagaataaaatggaatttggaggGAAAAATGGGGGCcctaaaaatgtgattttgttgttgttgttgttgaacatttaaaaaaaactgttgttaaACTGCACAAATGtaatgatttcagttaattagacaattttgattactaaaattttaccattaaaacagaaccAAGAGAAAGTAATGTGTAAAACTTAAGAACttagaaatgaaaaacaatggaatttgggagaaaaaaaaataaaagagatttCATAGGCCccttttagttaaaattttaaaatatttttttttgttaaactgtaaacatttcatgatttcaattaattacacAAGCttgattaaatttaaccattaaaaggAGTCCAGATGAAATATAAATTGTTAGACATTTTAGACATGAAACGAGTGACATGAGATTAGACTTCAAATTGAGATGTGTGAGGAACACGAGGAGAGATTTTTTCTCTGACTATCGTGTCACTGTTTCTCCAGAGAGCTTGAGTTCAGTCATGTGGAAACACACAAACGCCTGGTTGAGTGGCATTTTCACAGACTAACCTTACTAGAAACTCTGTAATGGTTTTCCAGTGTCTGCAGCATATAGAAAACactcagcacacacacacacacacagacggcATTTGCAGTGAAATGACTAGACTGTGACAGGACAAATGACAGTAATCAAAATGAGTTGTCAAGCGCttcttttgtaaaacaacagctTGAGAGGATTCACATTCAGCTTGACAGTCAGTTAATCATTCCAGCAATAAATCAACACTGTCAGGAATTCTGAGGTTTTGTGGCTAAACacaaagagagaaaaatcaATAAGTGAAAcctgctgacctttgacctcagaGATGAGGAAGTGGAGTGAGTGATGACATCATAAAGAACATCTACAACACTGCAAACACCAAATATATCTCATTTACTTGCTAATCACAACTCCATGCATCAGTGTTATTAACtgttaaaatcattttcattaactgaaataaagctcaaaattaaataaaagaagacaaaaatgaaacttaaacttaaaataaaactacatagaattatttttgaaaacccTGCCTTGGCGACTAACTATAATAAAAAGGCTTAAGCTAAAGggctgaaactaaaactgcaataaaataatttacaactaaatataagtattttttttttatttgccctGGCagataactgaaataaaacatgttaagttaaagtacaaaaaaaaaaaaactaaaattaattaaataaaagataaataaaaaatacaaaaaaattaataaattaataaaaatgacaaaagtaaaagctaaacttaaactaaaattaaaactgaaacaaaaaataaaaaataaaaataaaaactcattccaaatatttataaatacaatattaatagaATATTTCAGCCATGAACCTAGAAGACTAATTCACTGTGGGTTAACTTCAgaattttttatgcatttttataaggTTTTACAATTCCGGAGTAAAATAAGGTCTGTGATAAACAAAACTTCACAATacttagatgtttttttttgtacagcaTAAACTGCATACAATCACACTCCAAACATTCTTAAAAGACATCaggggagtaaatgatgacagaatgatggTTTTCggttaatttttttcagtgtttctgcAGGAGTCTTATCTACATGCAATTACAAactcctctttctctctctcatgcACGGATCGTCTAGATCAATCCATCAGTCAGACTGGTACAAACGATAGCCGTTATGTAATCAGACTGATATGAAACGATCACAGAGACGCTCTAAACGTACAGCTGAagctctctgtgtgtgtgtgtgtgtgtggtttggcCAGTATAAATTAAAGATGTGCGGTGCAGTGCTGCAGGTTTAGTCTAAGCATGAATTATTCATCTCTCTGCTCTCCTCTATGGAGTTTGTCGTATCTCAACACgcttttaagatgtttatgaagCATGTTTATGAATCTGTTCACCATCACAATGTCAGTGTactgtgtattgtttttccGGACAGTtgaattacataatatataattgaatatatatatatatatacacacacacatatacatacatacatacatacatatacacatatatacatacatatatactaaTTATAAGGTACAACACGGCTAAAGGCGCACTAGAAGGCAGAAAAACTTAGCGTGTCACAAAACTTAGGCTTTTCAAAATGCATGTGCAAATTTGGCTGATCATTGCAGGCAGCAGtgcaaagttgattctgtgcttacttgatctaatatttgatgtttttaaatgttgtagatttaagtagcaaatgagaatcgctaaaattgttgaatatattttgagacaaaggtcttgctacttattttcagttttgtttaagataacagaaacagcagtttttaaataacaaaagaatatgtaaaagtatggtatttggggtaaaaggcagccctgctgttggggctaaaaggcacaataattaacatgataattaatagaaggctgactttttaattttttgacaaGACATTGTtcgattcagatggtaaatataatattatattgggtgcccatcttagagataatcaatAATCAtcatatatcaaaatatcatttgttgttactattgTAAATCtatgttaaattattatggaATTTCCTCAGTGGTTTCAAAATCTTcacttttactgttttaaaatatatatttttttatattaacatattttaatgacatttattgaaccaaaattcttttatttatcaaaaaaaaaaaaaaaaaaaacagaaaatattacaaactttgctaaagtgattgttttgaacaaatattaacatgactaaaaaaaaccccattATTTTAGCTCAAGTATttatatcaatactgtgtgccttttaacCCATGTCTTCTTgtcacctcatacatttataagattcttaaacaaaataaacaactttttttttttacacaaaatctcTTGCTTCATAAATGTTCAGTACaaacttatatttttttttttatgcaataatacattttgggcacagtgaaaaatgcatttttttttatccctgttGTAtcctaatattaaatatcaatcatatcattatatttctataaaaataaataaaaattactccTCCAAAACCTAAACTGGATTTCTTTAACTTGTCCTAACAGTATTGgtgtatttcataaattaaacaaatttataataaattaaattaggtattaatcattttaattgttgtatatttattaaaatattacaaatattataatacttCCAATATTTTGATTCAGTGTTCATTAACCCACTACACATCTTGTCTTGAACAAACattaaatcacacacacacagcagagaTTCCATTCTCTGTTTcaagcagtgtgtgtgtgtgtgtgtgtccagacACACGTGATGTGTGCGAGCATCCAGTTTCACACACTAATCTGTCCAGATCTCACAGCATCACAAGTGATTCTAGACGTCTTAAAGATCCCTCAGTTCTCTCTGCTGAATTCAACATTCAAAATTCACTATCAATGCAACTTTCATTACCAGTAAAGACTGAACTAACCAGcagagcacaaacacacatcagtGGATGTGACACTGTTGCTGTTCCCTGAGTATTGATTcatgtcagtgtgtgtgtgcagtaaGAACAGAGTATTGATTCACATTTCTATTTCCGATGTCACGCGAGACAAGCTATTTTAGACCCATGCACCAACACACAGATAAATACACTCACAAATGAATGTATGCATTATCACTAATGTATTATTAAGACAAACCCTCATATAATGCAGGAAACAAAGAACTAACACactacaaaaaaagtcacaaatgcttgttttctctacactgtaaaactaaaattatagaaatgatttTCTAGAAAAGaaactatttgtgaccctggaccacaaaaccagtcataaaggtgcattttttgaaactgagatttatacatcatccaaaagctgaataaaaaagctttccattgatgtatggtttgttaggacaggacaatatttgtctatTTAAAACTCTGGAAACTGAGGatgcaaaaatcacatttaaagttgtccaaattaagttctttgcaatgcatattactaatcaaaaattatgttttgatatatttacagtcatggaacatgatatacgtaataacctaatgatttttggcataaaatgattattttgacccatacaacatgtttttgactattgctacaaatacacctgagctacttaagacttgttttgtggtccagggtcacattttagacTTTCCACTTCAAAATGTCATATTCAACGCGTTATTTCaactataattaattatataagctatcatttatatattataaatatatttttgtcctATCATAAATTCTTAATTCAGGCTGCCATTGTGaactgttaattaaaataatttaaaaaaaatgtaaaaataaacccTTTCCCCTTCTCCTCAGGTGAGCATCATTCCAGCGCGCGCGGCCGATTACATAACGCGCGTGAATATTTGGGATCACGTGACGGTGTCTGGTCACCCGCAGGTCTCGCGCTGTTTTCATACATTGATAAACAAGCCCATTAACCGTCTGACCGCAGACTTAAGCGTCTATTCTTAGGACAAACTCGTTTCCCGAACGAGGTTTAACCGGACAGTGCTCTGACTGAGTGATGGACGGTTTCGTGTGGATCAAACGCATCGTGTCATCAGCACCGCGAATAACGGACGGATTCCGCTCTTACCTGAGTCGCTTTGTGAAACTGCTTTTTCAGCCCCGCCACAGACATTGCCCCGCTTTGTGTGTTCCCTTTGCTCCGCTCTAAGTGGTGGTTTAACGGGTGTTTTGAGGTACAAATATCCGTTTCGGTCGCGCGGACTCGCCGAGTGTCTGGTCCGAGGATCGCGCGCGTGACGTCACACGACCCGCCCTGAGCGCGCGCGGATGATGAGCCCGAGAACAATCAGATCTGAACCAATAAATCATCGCTAGGAACAGTTTGGGCTTCGGAAAGACGCGCGTGGCGGTTTCTGAGCGGCTCCGGTGGATTTCAGCACCGCGGACAGCGACAGCTCAAACACACCAGAGATTCACTTCAGATGCCGGAGAACGGGTCTTGCATTTCACTTGCTATACAGGAGAGTGCATGAGGTTGCATTGTCTCttatttgaaattatacaaatataaaacaatatgtgTGTTCTGGTATCACCCTTCTGAAACCACATACTTgacaccagtgttggggagtaactaattagatgtaacggaattacgtaatttaattacaagttacagttactgagaaaaaaagtgtaattaaataagttactttttgaaaaatgccagtgattacaaagaggattacatctgattttttcacacatccacatacagatttaattgacttttctttcataaattgcattgactgctctaaaatgagacaccagtgtttcaggagtttaggacacgtGATTATTCCATAACTGTTTTATTATCtgtttgggtttatgcataaactttattttttaagattgttttgtccaaggcattgttagatgttagtgttttctgtcataactatgcaaacatttgattttaaatctagtatcatagctattaaactatttcttgttatgatgttatttatgttatgatcttgttatgacatatagtgCAACTCTCTCctccagctctttcctgtcgtctctctactgtcctatcacaataaaaggcataaaaaggccaaaaaaaaaaaaaaaagtaaaaaaaaaaaaaaaagtctgaatttgtggtggctgtgctttaaattaaattattccaCAGATCAGACTCATTCGgtgcaacttaagtcagtgctatatgcttgatcatTTTTCTTGGCGGGAAACTTTGCGTTtaattagctaataaaatattaaagcttaattcaatattatgtggacaatttcttaattctgtcatcctggtatcatggacttgctctattgtttcatacaaatgcagctgctgccattttttattttgtttgtacactgtaatggattataagataactaacaaactaatactactacttaattatttatgtggtgaaatgtgtaagaaaactggtgtcactgcactgtgtccctaaaatgtccagtttgaacttgccgtttgctagaaactgatttcttcatgctttgcgttgaaatatttcagctcagatcagattcatgtctaataattttgagaCGAAAcctctaaataatctatcaagcagctgtgtaataagagGGATAATGTACTTTCAGCCAGTTGTgatcacaaaataaagatgtatgttatcccttacttataatcttaattcaagtgataaaggattttgaaagtctgacagtaatcagtgttgaacacTACTGTAAgtttaactctgcctggtttaaatgtttcaaaatgattaacagtcgaaaatattagaaatttagaaaaagtaatcagaaagtaattaaaagtaatgttacattactttaataaagtaattgaaaagttacactacttattacattttaaatcaagtaacttgtaatctgtaacctattacatttccaaagtaaccttcacaacactgcttgccacaaaacaaaaaaataataatttacaccGATCCTCAAGTTCAGAACTTTACATCCACTTGATCTGTAATGCAACTTGTTTCCCtcttgagcatcagtgaatgtttgcagcttttgtaatagttatgtTTAAGCCCTTCAGTTGTCCtccgtgtgaaaagatggatgtaagtcatacagtcactgtttaAAATAAGCAGAATATGCtggtaaaaccaaagaatgtgcACTTTTATGATCAGGACaaactcatgaacaattatcagctataaaaaatgataaataaaaaattagttaGTACACCATCAGAAGAACCAAAAGTTCTCAATGTGATCATGTGTCAGGTGTTATTCTGCCTTGTGAAATGTGGAATGTAATacttaacaacaataaaatgccAGATTTTATGCTTCCTATtatttaaacacacaaacaaacaaacaaacaaacaaaaacatcctTGATGCTGAGTGGGGTGCAAACTTACAGTGgagtttaaaattttaagtcgaAAGTCTAGGACTCAAAATATACAGTGCTGTTTGATAGTTTGTAAACGCTTTTGAATTTTCTACATTTCTGCATAAATGTAACGcaaaacatcatattttcacacaagtccttaaagttgacgaagagaatccaatcaaacaaacaagacaaaaaatgatccagtgttaaatatttgcgagGTGCACAAGTATGTGAAcctttgctttcagtatctgttgtGACGCCTTTTTGATGCAATAACTCAAGGTAACGTTTTGgtaactgctgatcagtccGGCACAACTAtttgtaggaattttagcccattcttttgtacagaaacacttgaaccctgtgatgttAGTGAGTTTCTTCCTAAGAACTGctgcttcaggtccttccacaacattttaattggattaaaGTCAGTCGTTCCAAAACATTACCTTTGTTCTCGTTTAACCTTTTTTTGGTAGAATGAATTGTCCACTTGgggtcgttgtcttgctgcatgacccaatttcgctttaaattttagttcatggacagatgtcctgacattttcctttagaatttgctggtataattcagaatttgttGTTCCATTAATGATGGacagatgcagcaaaacaggcccaaaccatgatactatCCCCACCATTTTTCACAGATGGGATAAGGttcttcttatgctggaatgcagtgtttttctttc
Above is a window of Labeo rohita strain BAU-BD-2019 chromosome 23, IGBB_LRoh.1.0, whole genome shotgun sequence DNA encoding:
- the sh3gl2b gene encoding SH3 domain containing GRB2 like 2b, endophilin A1, whose translation is MSVAGLKKQFHKATQKVSEKVGGAEGTKLDDDFKEMEKRVDITSRAVLDIMTKTTEYLQPNPASRARLSMINTMSKIRGQEKGPGYPQAETVLGDAMLKFGRELGEESSFGLALLDAGESMRELGEVKDALDINVKQNFIDPLQNLHDKDLKEIQHHLKKMEGRRLDFDYKKKRQGKVTDDEIKQALEKFDESKEIAEQSMFNLLENDIEQVSQLAALVQAQVEYHQQAAEILQQLSSKIEDRIKDMSNKPRKEFTPKPRMELQLPSENHNGGINSAKSPARSPAPLDQPCCRALYDFEPENEGELGFKEGDIITLTNQIDDNWYEGMIHGQSGFFPINYVDILVPLPH